The window CGTGGAGCCGAACGAAAAGACGCCGTCCCTACTCGGACGGCGGACAGAGAGCGACGCCCCTACTCCAACAGCGGTTCGCCGGTCATCTCCGGCGGCCGCTCCAGGTCGATCAACTCGAGCAGCGTCGGCGCGATGTCGGCGAGCGTGCCGCCGTCGCGGACCGTTCTGCCGGCGTCGGTCCCGTCCGGTGCGAGGTAGATCAGCGGGACGTCGTTGTACGTGTGTGCCGTGTGGGGGTCGTCCTCGGTCCCCATGTTATCGGCGTTGCCGTGATCCGCCGTGATCAGGACGTGGGCGCCGTACTCCTCGAGGGTCGCCACCAGCCGCCCGAGCTGTTCGTCGACGGCCTCGACGGCCTCGATCGCGGCCTCGTAGTCGCCCGTGTGGCCGACCATGTCGGGGTTGGCGTAGTTGAGCACGAGCGTGTCCGGATCCTCGGACTCGATGACGTCGACGGCGGTGTCTGTCACCTCGGGCGCGCTCATCTCGGGCTGTTCGTCGTAGGTCGGCACGTCGGGGCTCTCGACGATCTCGCGGATCTCGCCGTCGAACTCGACCTCGCGGCCACCGTTCAGGAAGTAGGTGACGTGGGCGTACTTCTCGGACTCGGCGATCCGCAGTTGCGTCCGGCCCGCGTCGGCGAGCACCTCGCCCAGCACGTTCTCCGGCTGGGACGGCGGGTACGCGACGGGTAGGTCGAACGTCTTGTCGTACTGGGTCATCATGACGACCTCGGCGTCCGGCGGACTGGTCGCGACCTCGCCGGCCCAGTCCTCGGGCCGGATGTCGGCGAGCATCCGCGTCAACTGGCGGGCGCGGTCCGAGCGGAAGTTGAACCAGACGACCGAATCGCCGTCCTCGAGCGCCGGACGGTCGGACACGAGCGTCGGTTCGACGAACTCGTCGGTCACGTCCCGCTCGTAGGACTCCTCGACCGCCTCGAGGGCCGACTCGGCCTCGTGCTCGGCCCGACGGTTCACGATGGCGTCGTAGGCCCGCTTCGTCCGCTCCCAGTTCTGGTCGCGGTCCATCGCGTAGTAGCGGCCCGAGACCGTCGCGACGTGGCCCGTCCCGTGCTCGTCGATCACGTCCTCGAGGGTCGCGAGGTACTCCCGGCCGCCGGTCGGCGAGGTGTCCCGGCCGTCGGTGATCGCGTGGGTGACTGCCTCCACGTCCCGGTCGCCGGCCAGTTCGATCAGCGCGTGCAGGTGCTCGTGGTCGGAGTGGACGCCACCGTCGCTGACGAGACCGACGAAGTGGATCTTGCCATCGTTTGCGAGGGCGTTGTCGAACGCCGCGTTGATCGCGTCGTTTTCCCGGAAAGAGCCGTCCTCGATCGAATCGGAGATGCGCGTGTACTCCTGGTAGACGACCCGTCCCGCGCCGATGTTCAGGTGGCCGACCTCGCTGTTGCCCATCTGGCCCTCCGGGAGGCCGACCCGTCGCCCGGAGACCTCGAGGGTGCCGTACGCGCCGCTCTCGGCGAGTCGATCGAACGTCGGCGTCTCGGCGGCGGCGACGGCGTCGCGCCCCTCGTCGGTTCCGAGACCCCAGCCGTCGAGTACGATCAACGCAGCGTCCATGTGCGACGGATGTCCACCCTCGCGTAACTAGCTGTCGTTGTTCCCGACGTTTGCGTTGTGGCGATCCGGTAACCTATCTACGATACATAAATTATTTGTGAAAAATCATATATTGTTGAAAAAATCGGGCTCGAGTTCGCCGAACGGTCCCGCTTCGGGCCCGATGCCGACGTCGAGCGGATCGACGTCACCTACACCCACCACCCGATCGAACTCGAGGACGAGGCCTCGACGAGCGAGTACGACATCGCGGAAGCCTCTTGCACGTGACAGAGTCGAACCGAGTCCGGCCGACGCTCGTCTCTCCCCTCGAGGTCCGCAACCGTGAACGCGACCGCGAACGCCGGCGAGCGCAACCCTGAACACCGTTGCATCCCAATCGACCCTAATGAGCGACTCCGACGGCGACCCCGATCCGGAGCCCACCCTCGAGGACCTTCCCGAGGACGCGCCGGTCGTGCTCTTCGACGGCGTCTGCAACCTCTGTAACGGGTTCGTCCAGTTTCTCGTTCCGAGGGACACCGAGGGCGTGCTCTACTTCGCCTCGCTCCAGTCGGACGCGGCGACGGCGCTGCTCGCCGATCACGAGCCCTCCGCCGACGACCTCGAGTCGGTCGTCCTCGTCGAGGGCGACGACTGTTACGTCAAATCCGACGCCGTCATTCGGGTCGCCCGCCACCTGGGTGGGATCTACACGCTCGCGGCGGTCGGCCGCCTCGTCCCGCGACGACTCCGGGACCGGCTCTACGATTTCGTCGCGGCCAACCGCTACGACTGGTTCGGCAAGAAAGAGCAGTGCATGGTGCCGACCGGCGACGTACGGGAGCGGTTTCTCGGGTGAGTCCGCCGGTCAAGCGTCGTGGTCGAAGGTCACGCTGCATCGCCCGAGACGCCGTCCGTCCCGGTGGTCGCTGCGGGCGGAACCGAGTAAACGACGGCTAGTCGGTGACTACGGTCTCGAGGGCGAGTGAAGCGACCCATTACGGGTCGAGAAACAGTCAGCGACGACGAAAATCGCCGACCACTAGACTTTTGCGGGTAGACCGGAAGCCAACTGTCATGACGCTCGATCCGGTCCACTTCGACGGCATCGCGCGGCTCGCGCGGCGGATCGACCACGGGGCCGACGAGCGCGACCGCCGTGCGTTCGCCGAAACCGTCTGGGAGGAGTTCCTCGACCCCTTGCGGGGGAAGGACGGGCGGGCCGTCCTCGAGCCGATCGACGAGCAAGCGCGTCGCCTCGTCGACTGCGAGGCCGTCGCGCTGCGGGAGCGAGAGTTCCCGACCGAACACGGACTCGACGCGGGGACGATCAACCCGACGACGTTCAAGAACGGCCTCGTCGTCGACATCGCCCAGGCCGCGATGAGCGCGACGCCGAGCGACCTCGACCTGCACCGCTCGCGGACCGTCGTCGCGACGGTCCACTCGAACGACGAGACGATGACAGTCGACGACGCCTGGCGGAAGTTCGACGAGGGGTTCAGCCGCAGTCGCGTCGTGAAGGTCCCGCCCCTGCCGCGGTTCGCCGAGGGCGTCGTCCACGCGCTGGCGCTGTACCTCGCCGAGAGCACCCACGCCCGCACCCACGCCGAGGACGTCGAGGACCTGCTGGTGCTGGACGGCCCGATCTATCCCCGCGGACTGCTCCGGTGGGCCGACCAGCACCCCGACCTCGCGGACTTCCTGCTCGAGGACCCCCGGCCGACGACGGTCTTAGAGAACTACGTCCGACTGGTCGAGGAGTTCGTCGACCGGGACCGGCCGCTCGTGGGCTTCGTCAAGAACCCGGCGACACGGGCCATCACGCGAACGCTAAAAGGCGACCGGGACGTCGAGGTCAGCACGCCGTGGAACGACGACGCGGCGCTTTTCACGCGGCTCCTCGAGCGCGGCGAGTACGTCGACGACGTCGACGGGACGCGGTGGAAACGGGACACGTCGGCGCTCTCTTACACGAACTGGTTCCGCTCCCGCGGGGGCGTCGACGCGCCCCTGTCGGCCGACGGCGACGCGCTCGGCGTCGACCGAAACCTCCCGCTCGAGAACTACGAGGTGACTTTCTTCGTCGTCTACGACCCGCGGGACGACCTGGTCTACCGGGTCGAGGCCCCCTACGCGTTCACCAGGGATCCCGACCGTCGCGAGCGGCTGACGATGCAGGTGCTCCAGGACGTCGCAGTGGCGCACGGCCCGCCGACGATCGTCGAGAAAGCCGACGAGTTAGCCCGGATCGACCGCTCGGAGAAGCGATCGCTGCGCGAATCCTTCGAGGAGGAGTTCGAGACGAGCCAGGACAGGACCTACGACGATCACCGCTGGGACGAGCCGGCGAGCTACTGAACGCTGTGGTTCAGGTTTGATCCGATCGTTCGACTTTCTCGACCTCGAGTTCGACGGCCTCCGGATCGACCCCGATCCGGGCGAACTGCGTGCGGACGTGTTCCTTGGCCCCCTCAACGGCCTGCTGTCGGGTGTCGAACCCCCGCGGCATCGGCGACTCGAAGGCGACGTGGACCTCCCGGTCGTCGATCCGCTGGACCGTTCCGCCGCTGTCGACCTCGTAGAACTCGTCGCAGACCCAGACGTACGCGGCGTTCCCGTCGGGTGCACCGCTGAAGGAGGGCGGGCGTTCACCGCGTTCGTACAGCGTGCCGGTGAGTTCCGTCCCACCGGCGCTGCCGCGTACCAGAAGCATTGGTGAAGATATGCGCCCTGAGGCCAAAAAGGGCGTGGAGACGAGATGAGACGGGTTCCTTCCCCGACGCAGCCGGTCGGCCAGTACGTGTCCGTTACCGGAAACGATTCGGTTTATCCGACCGTCACGGAGCCGTGAGTATCCCTCTTCCGGCCGTCTGTCGGCCGCTCGCTGAGTTATTCGGTGATTACGGGAGTAATGCCCATATTCTTGACCCAAATCGTTTTGGAAACGGGCTTATCCCCCTAGCAGGGGTGTATCTCAGTAATGAGTTCGGACGCTCACCGCGGCGGCGCGACGGGGCACCACCCGCTGGACGACGTTCCGACGGAACACTACGAGCTTCTTCGGGATCCACGGCGGGTTCGCCTCCTCGAGGTTCTCGAGGAGCGGTCGGAGGCGGGAGCGACGCCCTCGCCGACGGAACTCGCGGCGGCGCTGCTCGAGCGCGAGACTGA of the Halobiforma lacisalsi AJ5 genome contains:
- the gpmI gene encoding 2,3-bisphosphoglycerate-independent phosphoglycerate mutase — its product is MDAALIVLDGWGLGTDEGRDAVAAAETPTFDRLAESGAYGTLEVSGRRVGLPEGQMGNSEVGHLNIGAGRVVYQEYTRISDSIEDGSFRENDAINAAFDNALANDGKIHFVGLVSDGGVHSDHEHLHALIELAGDRDVEAVTHAITDGRDTSPTGGREYLATLEDVIDEHGTGHVATVSGRYYAMDRDQNWERTKRAYDAIVNRRAEHEAESALEAVEESYERDVTDEFVEPTLVSDRPALEDGDSVVWFNFRSDRARQLTRMLADIRPEDWAGEVATSPPDAEVVMMTQYDKTFDLPVAYPPSQPENVLGEVLADAGRTQLRIAESEKYAHVTYFLNGGREVEFDGEIREIVESPDVPTYDEQPEMSAPEVTDTAVDVIESEDPDTLVLNYANPDMVGHTGDYEAAIEAVEAVDEQLGRLVATLEEYGAHVLITADHGNADNMGTEDDPHTAHTYNDVPLIYLAPDGTDAGRTVRDGGTLADIAPTLLELIDLERPPEMTGEPLLE
- a CDS encoding DUF7113 family protein — its product is MLLVRGSAGGTELTGTLYERGERPPSFSGAPDGNAAYVWVCDEFYEVDSGGTVQRIDDREVHVAFESPMPRGFDTRQQAVEGAKEHVRTQFARIGVDPEAVELEVEKVERSDQT
- a CDS encoding DNA double-strand break repair nuclease NurA, producing MTLDPVHFDGIARLARRIDHGADERDRRAFAETVWEEFLDPLRGKDGRAVLEPIDEQARRLVDCEAVALREREFPTEHGLDAGTINPTTFKNGLVVDIAQAAMSATPSDLDLHRSRTVVATVHSNDETMTVDDAWRKFDEGFSRSRVVKVPPLPRFAEGVVHALALYLAESTHARTHAEDVEDLLVLDGPIYPRGLLRWADQHPDLADFLLEDPRPTTVLENYVRLVEEFVDRDRPLVGFVKNPATRAITRTLKGDRDVEVSTPWNDDAALFTRLLERGEYVDDVDGTRWKRDTSALSYTNWFRSRGGVDAPLSADGDALGVDRNLPLENYEVTFFVVYDPRDDLVYRVEAPYAFTRDPDRRERLTMQVLQDVAVAHGPPTIVEKADELARIDRSEKRSLRESFEEEFETSQDRTYDDHRWDEPASY
- a CDS encoding thiol-disulfide oxidoreductase DCC family protein, which codes for MSDSDGDPDPEPTLEDLPEDAPVVLFDGVCNLCNGFVQFLVPRDTEGVLYFASLQSDAATALLADHEPSADDLESVVLVEGDDCYVKSDAVIRVARHLGGIYTLAAVGRLVPRRLRDRLYDFVAANRYDWFGKKEQCMVPTGDVRERFLG